The window TCAAACTGTGGAACACCAGCGTTATTACGACCCACCGACTCATAACGCGTTATCGTACCGTCTAACCGTCCTATAAATAGATCCAACCTGCCATCACAATCAATATCCGTTACGTTTGGAATATTCTGTCGATCTGAAAAAATAGGTTCGCCGCCGGCACCTTTAAGAGTATCGCTAACCAACGAAAAATCAGGATTCTTTTCGTCACCATCGTTGCGATAATAACGAATGTAGCTGTAGGGTTGCTCGGTTAGCAGATCCATATCCCCATCCTGATCCAAATCGACAAAGCGGTACCATTCCCCGATATCGAGATCTCGATACTTATCGCTTTGCCACTTCAATTCAGAATCCTGATTCTCAAAAAAGATCAGTTCATTGGAGTTTTCCTGCACAAAAAGGTCGGGATCACCGCTATCGTTGATATCCACAAACTGGGGACGGGGCGCGTTAAATCCCCCTAAAAAAGGATGGGCAATCTCCGAACCTGTACTGTCAATAACGGTTATAGGAGTAATCACCTTCTGGAAATCAGCAGACTCGGCATTTTTCTGCACCAAACCAGTACTGCTACAACCAATCAGCAAAGTTGCTATTGCAGAGATTGACAGAAATGCACGAATAGTCATGATAAAAGCAAAAAGTTAAGATGCTCAAAATTCTTCATTTAGCTGATGGAGAACCTCCTACAAGCTGGCGTTGGTTCCAATGCCTGTAGTATAGGCTCCCACCTCGATAACCTTCACAATCTCGTTGGTTTTGGTATCAATTACCGTTACCGTTCCATTGGGATCCCCACTTAGTGACGTCCCCTCAGCATTGTAGGTGCCCTTGCGATTATTATTAGAAATATAGAGATATTTGCCGTCAGCAGATAAGGCACTGCCGTGAGGTTGAGCCAGCCCATTACCCTCAATAACCTTCTCTACCGACCGCGACTCCATATCAACGACCGTAACGGTATGTGCCTCTTTATTGCCGAAATAAACGTATTGCCCATCAGCAGAAAACACTGGGTGCCACGGTTGCGCATTGACATCAATACTTTCAGTAAGTTTGGGAGTTGACGGATCGCTGATATCAAAAAAGAGCAGTTTGCTGGAAATCTGTCCGGTGACAACCAACGTATTACCATCGGGTGATATCGCAAAATCAACAAATACGTGCGTATCTCCAGCAAGATTAATAAGGTCCGTTTCTTCCGTTTCGTTGTTCAACGACAAGATCTGATTTTCGGCCAAGCTTGCAATATAGGTCCATGCTCCATTGGGCGTGCTCGTAATTGCGTGGGGACGTGCGAAAAAAGTGGGCACCTCTTTTTGAAGCGTCATATCAGAGCGGTTGATAATCCCAATACTTTGCGGCGGATTTACCGCGCTCATTGAACGACCAACCATCAGCAAATCGCGCGTAGGATGCAACTCCATGAGCCCGGGCACCTCCATCGATACCTGACCAACCAGTTCATTCTCACGATTGAATTTGAGTACCTTATTTTCGCCAATTAATGTCACATACCAGTACGACCCATCAGGCTCTGCAACAGCATGATGCGGCTTGGCATTGGCCGAGAATCCCAACTCCTGCAAATCGATATTATCGACAACTTCATTGGTAGCGACATCAATAACCGTTAACGTTGCTTCTCCCTGATTGCATACATAAATATGCTGATTCTGTTCTGAACTGTCATTACTCTCGGCAGCTCCTTGTTGGGCTATTACAGAACCGGCAGAAAAAGTTAGCAGGACAAAACCACATACCAACATTCGCAACCATAAAGACATCCGCATCATAATCGGAAAGGTAATCTATTATTTGCAGTCAGATTATAGCTTATTGTGCACTTGCAGGAGTAACGGGCTGATCCGCATTTTCGAGAATAAATAACCCTTCAGTAGAGCTGGTCATGATAATAATATCACTCTCAAAGTAAGGGTAATTACTCCACGTTCCTGCAAAGCCGGGCTCATCTTCACCAAAAGGTTCGGTATCAAAAAATCCAGTCTTCTGGGGATTTTCCGGATCACTAACATCAAGCACCTGTAAGCCGCTTTGGTAATTCGATAAGTACATTGTATTACCTTTGATATAAAGGTTATGATCAGATGATTCATTATCGAATAGATAATCATCCACATACTGGGGATCATCCAAATCAGAAACATC of the Fodinibius sp. Rm-B-1B1-1 genome contains:
- a CDS encoding YncE family protein, with amino-acid sequence MSLWLRMLVCGFVLLTFSAGSVIAQQGAAESNDSSEQNQHIYVCNQGEATLTVIDVATNEVVDNIDLQELGFSANAKPHHAVAEPDGSYWYVTLIGENKVLKFNRENELVGQVSMEVPGLMELHPTRDLLMVGRSMSAVNPPQSIGIINRSDMTLQKEVPTFFARPHAITSTPNGAWTYIASLAENQILSLNNETEETDLINLAGDTHVFVDFAISPDGNTLVVTGQISSKLLFFDISDPSTPKLTESIDVNAQPWHPVFSADGQYVYFGNKEAHTVTVVDMESRSVEKVIEGNGLAQPHGSALSADGKYLYISNNNRKGTYNAEGTSLSGDPNGTVTVIDTKTNEIVKVIEVGAYTTGIGTNASL